Part of the Novosphingobium sp. ZN18A2 genome, ATTGCTCATCTTCCGCCCTGCTCTCCCTTCTCCCGCGGGTTGACGCGGGGAGCGTGCCTTCCGGTGTCCGGCTTCGGGGAGACGCCTCGTTGGCTACGCGGGAAGCACGGAACCTCCATTTCGCGAATCTCTCCCGTCCGGCACACCGGATTTGTATGCAAGACTTACTAATTGGCTTGTCGCCCGGGTCAAGTGGGTTGCCACGATTTTGTAAGCGCAACATACCGTGCAGCGAAACACGAAACCGGCGCACCCGTGCCGCGTTGTGCAACGGGGCGCCGCGGCAGAGGAGGCCAGAGCTATGAGCGATCCGCAGTTCGAGGATTGGGCGGGCGATACGGGCGATCGCTGGCTGGAACACATTCACAGCTTCGAATCGATGATTGCCGACATCGGCCGCGCGCTGATCGGCTTTGCCGAACTTGCGCCGAACGAGAACGTGGTGGACGTGGGCTGCGGCGGCGGGCCGACCACGCTGCTTATCGCGCGCCCGATCGAACCCGAAGGCCATGTCACCGGGATCGACATCGCCTGCCGGCTGATCGAGAAGGCGCGGCTGCGCGCCAGCGAGGAAGGGCTGACCAACGTAACCTTCACCGCAGGGGACGCGCAGATGGCAACACCCGGGCGTGCGCCGTTCGACCGCATATTCTCGCGCTTCGGCGTCATGTTCTTCGACGACACCGAAAAGGCCTTCGCCAATATGCGCGGGTGGCTGAAGCCGGGCGGAAAGCTGACCTTTGCCTGCTGGGCATCGCCGCAGGACAATCCGTGGTTCGGCATCATCGGTTCCGTCATTTCAAAGTATATCGAAATGCCCGAGCGCGATCCCGATGCGCCGGGGCCGTTCCGCCTGGCAGACAAGGACGCGACGGCCGCGATGTTGCAGCGCGCGGGCTTTGGCGATGTAAGGTTCACGCCCCACGCCGCCGACCAGCCGCTGGGCGGAAAGGGCGCAAGCCCCGATCAGGCGGCCGAATTCGTCCTTTCGGCGCTCGACATCGGGCCGATGCTGGCAGAGGCCGGCCCCGACCTTGTCAGCAAGGTGCGAGCGGACCTTGCCGCAACCTTCGCGCAGCACGTGAAGGACGGATCGGTCATGCTTCCGGGCAAGAGCTGGTTCGTCAGCGCCGTGGCAGCCTGATCGCCGGACGGTTCAGCGCGGGCGCATGGTCCAGCGGAAATGCGCCTGCGCGCGGTCGCGCCGCACTTCGCCCACGGTGCGGAAACCGCGATCCTGCAACATCCCACGCAGGCCGACCCAGTCGCTCCACCGCGTAAGCCCTTCGATTGTCGCGCCGCGCGGCACCCGCGCCAGTTCGCGCCGCACGGACAGGATGCCGCGGGCAAGGTCTATACCGCGTCCACCGGCGAATGCGGCGGAACCGGCGATGCGGCTGTCATAGACCACGACCCGCGCCTCTCCCCGCGCCGCGGTCAGCGGCAGGGCGGCGGCGGCCCCGGCAATCGCCCCCGCCTTCAGCACCGAACGGCGCGAAACCGCCGTCATTGCGCAGCCCCTGTGGTATCGCCAGCCGGTATATCGCTGGCGTCGGCATCCGGTTTGGCCTTGCCGAGGTAGTCCGCGATCTTGTCCAGTTCCGCGTCGGTCACGTCGACCGGCGTCTGCGGCGGCATCGCCCCCTTCCCTTCGCGCACCACCGTTTTCACGTAATCGGCGGACAGATCCGTGCGGTTGGAAAGAAGGCCCATTTCCGGCGGCCTGCCCAGCGCGACCTGTTGCTTGGTCAGCAGGTTGGTGCCCATCCCCCACGGCAGGTGGCAATAGCCGCAGCGCTGCTCGAAAACCGTCTTGCCGTCCGCCGTCGGCGCAAGCCGGTTGGCAGCGGGGTCGATCGGCGGACGCATCTGGTAGGTGGGGACCGGGCCGGCCGGTTCATGCTGCGTGCTGGCCGCTTGCTGGTCCGCCTTGCGGTCCTTCGTCGGCGTAAGGCTGCACGCCGCCAGCATCGCGGCGGACGCGGCAAGGACCGCAGCCGCCTTCACGAGCGCACCCCGGCTTCGGCGCGATAGGCTTTTGGCCAGACACCCTGCTTGCCCGGCGCAAGGATGCCGTGCGGGTCCAGTGCGTCCTTCACCTTTTCGTTGAAGCGGCGCAGCGCATGGTCGTTGAAACCGAACGTGTCCATCACCGGGTCCATCCAGCCAAGGTGCGTGCGGTATTCGGCATAGCCCGCTTTCGCCGTCTCGCTGATCAGCGCATCGAACAGCTTGCGGATATTGGCGACCTGTTCGGGCTTGTCGCGATCGTACATCAGCATGTTCACGTTGTTGGCGAAGCGCCCGCCCAGCGTGAAGCTGGCATAGAAATCGACATCGTGATCGGCGATGATCTTGCGGCTGCGTTTCAGCTGGCCGACCACGTGTTCGCTGGTGGCGGGGACCACCGGCGAAAAGCCCATGTGCCCGCCGCGCCCGCCGACCCAGTCGCTCATCTGCAAGGGCATCACCGTGGGAACGCCCATCGTCAGGTCATAATTGTCGATCGGATCGCCTTCGTGCCACCAGCTTTCCTGCGGCGGGGTGGAAAGGTGCTGGCGCATCGCGCCCTTCACGACCTCTGCCTTCGCCCGGACCACGCTTTCCTCGCCATAGAAGCGCAAGGTGACGTGCCAGTACCCCAGGTTGTATTGCTTGAGCAGTTCCTGCACCCGGCTTTCGGGGATCGCGCCGGGCTTGTCCCAGAAATCCTGCCGGTTGCCCAGCGGCACCAGCGCGCCCATCCAGCTGGGGATGAACACGTTCTGGTCTATCACGCCCGCGATCTTCAGCGGCGCGATGGTGTCGATCACCCAGGCAATGTC contains:
- a CDS encoding class I SAM-dependent methyltransferase, with the translated sequence MSDPQFEDWAGDTGDRWLEHIHSFESMIADIGRALIGFAELAPNENVVDVGCGGGPTTLLIARPIEPEGHVTGIDIACRLIEKARLRASEEGLTNVTFTAGDAQMATPGRAPFDRIFSRFGVMFFDDTEKAFANMRGWLKPGGKLTFACWASPQDNPWFGIIGSVISKYIEMPERDPDAPGPFRLADKDATAAMLQRAGFGDVRFTPHAADQPLGGKGASPDQAAEFVLSALDIGPMLAEAGPDLVSKVRADLAATFAQHVKDGSVMLPGKSWFVSAVAA
- a CDS encoding twin-arginine translocation signal domain-containing protein; translated protein: MTAVSRRSVLKAGAIAGAAAALPLTAARGEARVVVYDSRIAGSAAFAGGRGIDLARGILSVRRELARVPRGATIEGLTRWSDWVGLRGMLQDRGFRTVGEVRRDRAQAHFRWTMRPR
- a CDS encoding cytochrome c translates to MKAAAVLAASAAMLAACSLTPTKDRKADQQAASTQHEPAGPVPTYQMRPPIDPAANRLAPTADGKTVFEQRCGYCHLPWGMGTNLLTKQQVALGRPPEMGLLSNRTDLSADYVKTVVREGKGAMPPQTPVDVTDAELDKIADYLGKAKPDADASDIPAGDTTGAAQ
- a CDS encoding FAD-binding oxidoreductase codes for the protein MKLVLPPRVSPARFSAALKAFEGVVGKDWVMATDADRDAYSDVYAPGPKDEWPPSAAVAPQTVEEVQAIVRLANEYRTPLWPVSRGKNLGYGTAAPRLPGSVVMDLGRMNRILEVDPKLAYAVLEPGVGFFDLYEHIRRENIPLWLSVPGNGWGSVIGNALEHGIGYTPYGLNGRHLCGIEAVLPQGDLVRTGLGAMKDNPAWHLFPFGYGPTWDLAFSQSNLGVVTKAGMWLMPAPRSSLELSWQIPREEDIAWVIDTIAPLKIAGVIDQNVFIPSWMGALVPLGNRQDFWDKPGAIPESRVQELLKQYNLGYWHVTLRFYGEESVVRAKAEVVKGAMRQHLSTPPQESWWHEGDPIDNYDLTMGVPTVMPLQMSDWVGGRGGHMGFSPVVPATSEHVVGQLKRSRKIIADHDVDFYASFTLGGRFANNVNMLMYDRDKPEQVANIRKLFDALISETAKAGYAEYRTHLGWMDPVMDTFGFNDHALRRFNEKVKDALDPHGILAPGKQGVWPKAYRAEAGVRS